A genomic segment from Dechloromonas denitrificans encodes:
- a CDS encoding M48 family metalloprotease, with protein sequence MNEHDELACSLQHNRVSRRQMLWLLGAGSIGLTSLSGCATSPVGGGSILVGMSEEEEKRVDAQVSPQQFSQDLGPIQDAAVNRYVSEIGQRLDANTHRPQMPYSYRVLNANYVNAYTFPGGAMGVTRGILVDLDNEAELAALLGHELGHVNARHAAQRQGQAKVAQVAVAGASLVGSATEWGGLISMGSQFGASVLLSSYSRDNEREADALGQEYMVRAGYPASGMVGLHQLLVDQEKSSPSMLQTMFSTHPMSRERRDTAVQLAENRYAASRNAPPGRERFMDNTASLRRIKPTIDACQNGESAMGGKQYGKAEEQFRSALKQTPRDYAANVRMAQCLQAQDKNRDALGYAEAAKKIYPQEAQSHKLAGVLSLGLRDPGAAYNHLDQYDRLMPGDAGVTFLKGVSLEGMGNKQEAARHYSTYLRQTRQGKAAEYAQSRLQGWGYLR encoded by the coding sequence ATGAACGAGCACGATGAACTGGCTTGCAGCCTGCAACACAACCGGGTCAGCCGTCGTCAGATGCTATGGCTGCTTGGCGCTGGAAGTATTGGCCTGACCAGCCTTTCCGGGTGTGCCACTTCGCCGGTTGGTGGCGGCTCGATTCTGGTCGGCATGAGTGAGGAAGAGGAAAAGCGCGTTGATGCGCAAGTCTCGCCGCAGCAGTTTTCACAGGATCTCGGGCCGATTCAGGATGCTGCGGTCAACCGCTATGTCAGTGAAATCGGCCAGCGTCTCGACGCCAATACGCATCGCCCCCAAATGCCGTACTCCTACCGCGTACTCAACGCCAATTACGTCAACGCCTACACCTTTCCTGGCGGAGCCATGGGGGTGACGCGCGGCATCCTCGTCGATCTCGATAACGAGGCAGAACTGGCGGCCTTGCTCGGCCACGAGCTGGGCCACGTTAATGCACGGCATGCCGCGCAGCGCCAGGGGCAGGCCAAGGTTGCCCAGGTGGCAGTGGCAGGCGCCAGTCTGGTCGGATCGGCGACTGAATGGGGCGGGCTGATTTCGATGGGTAGCCAGTTCGGGGCCAGTGTCCTGCTGTCCAGCTATTCGCGTGACAACGAGCGCGAAGCGGATGCGCTGGGGCAGGAATACATGGTGCGTGCCGGTTATCCGGCCAGCGGCATGGTCGGCCTGCACCAGTTGCTGGTTGATCAGGAAAAAAGTTCACCGAGCATGTTGCAGACGATGTTCTCGACCCACCCGATGAGTCGTGAGCGACGTGATACCGCCGTCCAGCTGGCTGAAAACCGTTATGCGGCAAGCCGCAATGCGCCGCCCGGACGCGAACGGTTCATGGACAATACAGCTAGCCTGAGGCGCATCAAGCCGACCATCGATGCCTGCCAGAACGGCGAGTCGGCGATGGGCGGCAAGCAATACGGCAAGGCCGAGGAGCAGTTTCGTTCGGCGTTGAAGCAAACGCCTCGCGACTATGCCGCGAATGTGCGCATGGCCCAGTGCCTTCAGGCCCAGGATAAAAATCGTGATGCGCTGGGCTATGCCGAGGCGGCGAAGAAGATTTATCCGCAGGAAGCGCAGTCGCACAAGCTGGCCGGCGTTCTTTCGCTCGGTTTGCGTGATCCGGGCGCAGCCTACAACCATCTCGACCAGTATGACCGATTGATGCCGGGCGATGCCGGCGTGACCTTCCTCAAGGGCGTTTCGCTCGAAGGCATGGGCAATAAGCAGGAGGCTGCCCGTCACTACTCGACTTACTTGCGCCAGACCCGCCAGGGCAAGGCGGCGGAGTATGCCCAGAGCCGTTTGCAGGGCTGGGGTTACCTCAGGTAA
- the icmF gene encoding fused isobutyryl-CoA mutase/GTPase IcmF: protein MTDLSVAKKLSPYKPKNKVRFVTAASLFDGHDASINIMRRILQSTGSEVIHLGHNRSVQEIVNAALQEDAQGICITSYQGGHVEFFKYMIDLLKANGGENIKVFGGGGGVIVPSEIKELHAYGVTRIYAPEDGVHMGLQGMINEVVQNADYDVAADGVPSAEQVLAGLKAGDKRLLSRVITLLENGVAPALKEPILKAAAELNVPVLGITGTGGAGKSSLTDELVRRFRLDQDDSVKIGLVSIDPSRKRTGGALLGDRIRMNAIEHPNIFMRSLATRDTGSEISAALPEVIAACKLAGFDLVIVETSGIGQGNAAIVPFVDLSLYVMTPEFGAASQLEKIDMLDFADFVAINKFDRKGAEDALRDVRKQYQRNRELFTQPTDDMPVYGTMAARFNDDGVTALYQALVPQLLEKGLKLKEGQLPLVTVKQSSSQRAIVPAARVRYLAEIADAVRGYHAHTDAQVQIARERQSLRVSASIFKGCDKSTADFDELIAWKDGEQDPKAKKLLDMWPDTVAAYSGDEYVVKIRDKEIRTKLVSQSLSGTKIRKVILPKFGDDGETLRFLMRENVPGSFPYTAGVFAFKREGEDPTRMFAGEGDAFRTNRRFKRVSEGMPAHRLSTAFDSVTLYGCDPDERPDIYGKIGNSGVSIATLDDLKVLYDGFDLLAPTTSVSMTINGPAPIILACFFNTAIDQQLAKFEKDNGRRPTEDEAEKIREWALATVRGTVQADILKEDQGQNTCIFSTEFALKMMGDIQEFFVHNQVQNFYSVSISGYHIAEAGANPISQLAFTLSNGFTYVESYLARGMKIDDFAPNLSFFFSNGMDPEYSVIGRVARRIWAVAMKNKYGANERSQKLKYHIQTSGRSLHAQEMDFNDIRTTLQALIAIYDNCNSLHTNAYDEAITTPTEESVRRAMAIQLIINREWGVAKNENPNQGAFVIDELTDLVEEAVLKEFEAIASRGGVLGAMETGYQRGKIQEESMYYEHMKHDGSYPIIGVNTFLNPKGMAQQEIELARSSDEEKQSQIKRLRDFQARNSGQAPAMLAKLKQTVIEDGNVFAVLVDAVKYCSLGQISSALYEVGGQYRRSM from the coding sequence ATGACCGATCTTTCCGTCGCCAAGAAATTGTCCCCGTACAAGCCCAAGAACAAGGTCCGCTTCGTGACGGCCGCCTCGCTGTTCGACGGCCATGACGCCTCGATCAACATCATGCGCCGGATCCTGCAGTCGACCGGTTCGGAAGTGATCCACCTCGGTCACAACCGCTCGGTGCAGGAAATCGTCAATGCCGCATTGCAGGAAGACGCCCAGGGCATCTGCATCACTTCCTATCAGGGCGGTCACGTCGAGTTCTTCAAGTACATGATCGACCTGCTCAAGGCCAATGGTGGCGAGAACATCAAGGTCTTCGGCGGCGGTGGCGGCGTGATCGTTCCTTCGGAAATCAAGGAACTGCATGCTTACGGCGTGACCCGCATTTATGCCCCGGAAGATGGCGTGCATATGGGCCTGCAGGGCATGATCAATGAAGTTGTCCAGAATGCCGACTACGATGTCGCAGCTGACGGTGTGCCGAGTGCCGAGCAGGTGCTGGCCGGGCTCAAAGCGGGCGACAAGCGTTTGCTGTCGCGCGTCATCACGCTGCTGGAAAATGGTGTTGCGCCCGCACTCAAGGAGCCTATCCTCAAGGCGGCGGCCGAACTGAACGTGCCGGTGCTCGGCATTACCGGTACCGGCGGCGCCGGCAAGTCGTCGCTGACCGACGAACTGGTCCGCCGCTTCCGGCTCGATCAGGACGACAGCGTCAAGATCGGCCTGGTTTCGATCGACCCGTCACGCAAACGGACCGGCGGCGCGCTGCTCGGCGACCGCATCCGGATGAACGCCATCGAACATCCGAATATTTTCATGCGCTCGCTGGCGACGCGCGATACCGGTAGCGAAATTTCCGCCGCCTTGCCGGAAGTCATCGCCGCCTGCAAGCTGGCCGGCTTCGATCTGGTGATCGTCGAAACCTCCGGCATCGGCCAGGGCAATGCGGCCATCGTGCCTTTCGTCGATCTGTCGCTCTACGTCATGACGCCGGAGTTCGGCGCTGCCTCGCAGCTGGAGAAGATCGACATGCTCGACTTCGCTGATTTCGTCGCGATCAACAAGTTCGACCGCAAGGGCGCCGAAGATGCGCTGCGCGATGTGCGAAAACAGTATCAGCGCAACCGTGAGTTGTTTACCCAGCCGACCGACGACATGCCGGTCTACGGCACGATGGCCGCCCGTTTCAACGACGATGGCGTCACCGCGCTGTACCAGGCGCTGGTTCCGCAACTGCTGGAAAAGGGCCTGAAGTTGAAGGAAGGCCAGCTGCCGCTGGTCACCGTCAAGCAGTCATCCAGCCAGCGCGCTATCGTGCCGGCGGCCCGCGTCCGCTATCTGGCCGAAATTGCCGACGCCGTACGCGGTTACCATGCCCATACCGACGCCCAGGTGCAGATTGCCCGCGAGCGCCAGTCGCTGCGTGTTTCGGCATCCATTTTCAAGGGTTGCGACAAGTCGACCGCGGATTTCGATGAACTGATCGCCTGGAAGGATGGCGAGCAGGATCCGAAGGCCAAGAAGCTGCTCGACATGTGGCCGGATACCGTTGCCGCTTACTCGGGCGACGAATACGTCGTCAAGATTCGCGACAAGGAAATCCGTACCAAGCTGGTTTCCCAGTCGCTGTCCGGCACCAAGATCCGCAAGGTCATCCTGCCCAAGTTCGGCGACGATGGCGAAACCCTGCGCTTCCTGATGCGCGAGAACGTGCCCGGCTCTTTCCCCTACACCGCCGGCGTCTTCGCCTTCAAGCGCGAGGGTGAAGACCCGACCCGGATGTTCGCTGGCGAAGGCGACGCCTTCCGCACCAACCGCCGCTTCAAGCGCGTCTCTGAAGGCATGCCGGCCCACCGTCTTTCCACCGCTTTCGACTCGGTGACGCTGTACGGCTGCGATCCTGACGAGCGTCCGGACATCTACGGCAAGATCGGTAATTCCGGTGTTTCGATCGCTACGCTCGACGACCTCAAGGTGCTTTACGACGGTTTCGACCTGCTCGCCCCGACCACCTCGGTGTCGATGACGATCAACGGCCCGGCGCCGATCATCCTGGCCTGTTTCTTCAATACCGCGATCGATCAGCAACTGGCCAAGTTCGAGAAAGACAACGGTCGCCGTCCGACCGAAGACGAAGCCGAAAAGATTCGCGAATGGGCGCTGGCAACGGTGCGCGGCACTGTTCAGGCCGACATCCTGAAGGAAGACCAGGGTCAGAATACCTGCATTTTCTCGACCGAATTCGCACTCAAGATGATGGGCGATATCCAGGAATTCTTTGTCCATAACCAGGTGCAGAATTTCTACTCGGTTTCGATCTCCGGCTATCACATCGCCGAAGCCGGCGCCAACCCGATCAGCCAGCTCGCCTTCACGCTGTCGAACGGCTTCACCTATGTCGAGAGCTATCTGGCACGCGGCATGAAGATCGACGATTTCGCGCCCAACCTGTCCTTCTTCTTCAGCAACGGCATGGATCCGGAATACTCGGTGATCGGCCGCGTCGCCCGCCGCATCTGGGCGGTGGCGATGAAGAACAAGTACGGTGCCAACGAACGCAGCCAGAAGCTGAAGTACCACATCCAGACGTCCGGTCGTTCGCTGCACGCCCAGGAAATGGACTTCAACGACATCCGCACGACGCTGCAGGCGCTGATCGCCATCTACGACAACTGCAATTCGCTGCACACCAACGCCTACGACGAAGCGATCACCACGCCGACCGAGGAATCCGTGCGTCGTGCCATGGCCATCCAGCTGATCATCAACCGCGAGTGGGGCGTCGCCAAGAACGAGAACCCGAACCAGGGCGCTTTCGTCATCGACGAACTGACCGATCTGGTCGAAGAAGCCGTGCTCAAGGAATTCGAAGCCATCGCCTCGCGCGGCGGCGTGCTCGGCGCCATGGAAACCGGCTACCAGCGTGGCAAGATCCAGGAAGAGTCGATGTACTACGAGCACATGAAGCATGATGGCTCGTACCCGATCATCGGCGTCAATACCTTCCTGAATCCGAAGGGCATGGCCCAGCAGGAAATCGAGCTGGCGCGTTCGAGTGATGAAGAAAAGCAGTCGCAAATCAAGCGCCTGCGTGACTTCCAGGCCCGTAATTCCGGTCAGGCGCCGGCCATGCTGGCCAAGTTGAAGCAGACAGTCATCGAGGACGGCAACGTTTTCGCGGTGCTGGTCGATGCCGTCAAATATTGCTCGCTGGGTCAGATCAGCTCGGCATTGTACGAAGTAGGCGGGCAGTACCGGCGCAGTATGTAA